The nucleotide sequence TGTCAAGTGTGAAAAAGAGATTGTCGTATAAGATTTTGAtttctttcttcataagaaggagaGAGATCATGTACACTCCTCAAACTTTGACTTGGTTATTATGAACCCCTTTGATTTCAgttcaagaaaaaaagaaacatgaaTATTTTAAGGAAGTTGGCCACGAACAACACTGTTTGGTCTCCTGATTTTGAGTGGTAATTGGTAACCCTGTTGAAATGAAGAGTACTTGTCCTTTCTCATCCTGACTCTTGTaactttgatgagcttcttttgctATCTTTCCTTTGCTTGCATTTGATCTTTTGTCGTTTTGCTTTTATCTTCAACTTGATGTGGAAATTTTACTCAAACTACTGTGGCAAGGCCTCTTAGATTAAGCTTGATGTGACTCATCAAGCATGAAATCTATGCAATAACTGACTGATTTCTCATACATACAGTAACTCTCACCTTTAGTTGGTTGATGAAGAACATGTCAGAGTTCATACTGTGGTCCTCTGTGCATGAGCATGGTGGAAGTCCCACTCATCATGTCATCAGTAAGTTTCAGTACATGTTGGATAGGTTCAGACAAAGCTTTGCTTTGAAGAatgatgcttatttgattcttttttgcTCACCTATACCTTCTTGGGATCTTTATGGAGTTTGTGCAAGGTGAATTGAATATTGTTTGTGATGGAATGGATCAAAAGGAAGGGTTTGAAAAGCTAAGCTGGTAGTAGTTGATGCATACAAAAATCAATCCAAGTAGAGGGAACAGAGAAGGTTCTTGTGGTCCTCCTATCATCCAAAAACATAGCCTTAGATTCTAATGGATGTGCAGCTTAGCCTGTTCTAATTAAGAAAAGATCAAATGCTCTAACTTGTAGAGAAAATATATAACATATTAATGCAAGATCaaaatattttgagaaaataattaattaattaattaattaacagGGAAGAAGACAAGTGTTGAGATTTTAGATTGGACAAGTTGAGATCAATTTGGAGGTTGGATACAAATTTAATCTAAAACTTGAGCTGGTCaaattatgattaaaataaatatatattatccgaCTCTCTTAATATTTAGGTTTatggattattttttttaatgttattttattcttCATCTTATATATGAATGTTTTTTCCTTAATTTTATGGACGAGTCAAATTATAGATTGATCTCAAACGAGTATTAACATAAACGAGGCCGATCACCGATTCATCTTAAACACTTAAATTTACTAAGCTTAAAATATATGTCAAAACCAATAATTAGTGTAACTATTGATAATTCTTGCCTAAAAATCTACTAAATCATCAGTGACTATCAAGAACTAGTTGCATTTTACATAGCCTgttaatctaataaatattatttttcttcttgatataatAATACATATTCTATTATTTTATTGAGTTGCACAAGAAAGTGATGGGTATATTATTTTTCATACAAGTAGATAAATTTCAGTACATATTTCCTTTGATGAATTGGAGATACATCTTCTTACTTAGCATGATATGTATGGACTGCTAAAATATAGTGCATTAGTACTAATTTATTAGGGTCATTGATTTCCCATTCCATGACAACCAAATCGGGGTTGTAGAATTAAAATGCTATTATTATGGTATTTAATTCACTTTCTACACCTAACAAAATAAGAACACAACATAAGTTGTTGGTAGATTTCATATCAGTTGAAATGCAAGCTCAACATTGACTTCTCTTCCCCAAGATTGTGATGGTAGCTTTATGATAGGAAAAGAAGTATCATATTATTAGATCAACTTTGTCCCATAGTTGACTAAGCTTACAAATAAAAGTCAACGTCAAGGATGTGCAAAGACTCATGGCATGGAACGTCAGTCTCCGGTGATGCTTACTGCATGCAGACAAAAAGACTCCAATATTTCTCCACCGGCCATTGATTTATCCATTGAAAGAGTTGACATCGTCTCTTTTGGTATTACCAGAATCTACTTGAAGCACACAAGTCAATGCCTCCTTTCATATTGGATGCTCCATAACAATATGTCTCACATTATGTATTTGTTGTCGTAATTAAGAACATCAATCCTTGAAAGAACTTAAAGAATACATAAAAAATGAATTATAAATGTCATCATTTACAACTTAAAGAATACATAAAGAGACTGAAACAATTATAATCATCAATTGCAAAGAATAAAATGCAGATAACTCCCAACCCACCATGGAAGCGAAAAAACGATGAGTGATGTGTGAGCTTCTCCTCAGatcagtctcagagactgtgcaagATTACCCACCTGCCTTGCTGCATCTGGCCATGGCCATCCCGGAAGTTTCttattcgtcttcttcctcaGCAGCATCCTTGCCTTGGCCAGCAGATCCATACCCTCCTTGTGGACTTGTACCACCTTGGGGCGCTTCAGCAAGCCTATGTAGGTCTCCAGGTCATGGACGCACGCAGGGTTCTGCATCTCGAAGAAGTCGAGCTCCAGCTCGACTCCTACATGAGCGTAGCAGGAGCAGCTCCATGGCAGCTCGAAGCTACCCCCGAAGGCCTTCCAGTTCTCGTTCAGAAGCAGCCCCGGCAGCTTGGTGACCGGATCGCGGACGTTCACCACCCGCAGCACCTTCACCCCGAGCTCCTCGATCCGCTTCTTGAAGCCGGTGTTGCCGACCCTTGGCCCGCCGAAGGAGTACACCGCGATGGGTATCTCTCGCCGGAGGAGGCGGAGCCGGTTGAGGCCGAGCTCGGCGAGGTCGTACCCGAAGAGCAGCGCGAGGGCGCTCCCCATGCTGTGCCCGGCCACTGTGATGCTCATCTCCTCGCCCTTGTGCTTGTCGATGAGGCGGGAGACTTCGTGGAGCAGCTGCTCTCGGCAGCTGCCGGGGCCGAACCTGGAGGTGGCGTCGGCGGAGGTGTAGAGGCTGAGGAAGCCCGACTCGACCTTCACGTCGCGCCGGGGGTCGTGGGGGTCGAGGTTGGCCGGCGTCAGCGTGCTCATGAGGTTGGCGATCCACTCGGTGGCGGTTACGGTGCCGCGGAAGCTCACGAGCACGTCGCGCCTGCCGAGCCGCCGCGCGTCGTCGTCGGAAGACACGGCAACGTAGCCGATCCACCGGCCGCAGCGGACGCCGGCCTGCATGGGGACTCCGACGCCCGGCGTCGCGTACACGTACTTGGTGATCTCGTAGCCGGAGGAGCCCAGCCCGACCTCCCGCAGCATGCGGCGCTTTCCGTACTTGCAGTTGAGGTGGCGGGGGGAGGTGGGGTCGACGTCGAACGCCTTGTAGCACGCGGCGACGAGCTCCCCGTAGCGGACGATCGCCTCGCGCAGCAGCTGGCTGAGTGGGTCGACGAGGCCGCTCCAGTCGTCGGCGCCATGGATCTTCCTCCACACGCTGGCGAGGCCGCCGATGGCCTCGGGCGTCCTTACCGGGCGCGAGTGGAGCACCGGGGCGGCCAAAGGCGGGCCCTGCGGGGCGAGGAGGGACATGCCCTGGCGCGGGCCGCATGGACGAGTTTTAAGCGAAGTGGCCGGATAGTTGGGCACGGAgagagtggaggaggaagaagaagccatgGGCAAAAACACAAACAGCAACGAGGGGGCGGTGCCAGGGGATTATATACACACAAACAGGTGAAGCGCATGGGTGTTGACTGGGGTTAATTTTCTAAAGTGTCGTTGATTGTTCAATGGGTAGATTGGATGGCTTGGAATCGCGGCCGGAAAATGCTTGAAAGATGAAGCGGCGGTGCAGAGTCAGAAAAGAAACAGACGACGAAGATGAATGGTCTCCGAGTGAGAACATCATGGCACGTAATATATAACCTTCTACCAACCATACCAGAAAACcttttgaatttttttgataGATACCATCAAAAGAGGTTAATTGAGAACATCAAAAAGTTCtc is from Musa acuminata AAA Group cultivar baxijiao chromosome BXJ1-6, Cavendish_Baxijiao_AAA, whole genome shotgun sequence and encodes:
- the LOC103971151 gene encoding galactolipase DONGLE, chloroplastic-like — translated: MASSSSSTLSVPNYPATSLKTRPCGPRQGMSLLAPQGPPLAAPVLHSRPVRTPEAIGGLASVWRKIHGADDWSGLVDPLSQLLREAIVRYGELVAACYKAFDVDPTSPRHLNCKYGKRRMLREVGLGSSGYEITKYVYATPGVGVPMQAGVRCGRWIGYVAVSSDDDARRLGRRDVLVSFRGTVTATEWIANLMSTLTPANLDPHDPRRDVKVESGFLSLYTSADATSRFGPGSCREQLLHEVSRLIDKHKGEEMSITVAGHSMGSALALLFGYDLAELGLNRLRLLRREIPIAVYSFGGPRVGNTGFKKRIEELGVKVLRVVNVRDPVTKLPGLLLNENWKAFGGSFELPWSCSCYAHVGVELELDFFEMQNPACVHDLETYIGLLKRPKVVQVHKEGMDLLAKARMLLRKKTNKKLPGWPWPDAARQVGNLAQSLRLI